One segment of Gilliamella sp. ESL0441 DNA contains the following:
- the aroD gene encoding type I 3-dehydroquinate dehydratase — protein MKTVTTKNLVIGSGAPKIIVPIVGKTETELLDEVTFLQSIDFDVLEWRVDHFTQVDNIDAVKTVAKKIATLLPSKPILFTFRTANEGGVKPWPLTDYLELNKEIAKSGLVDLIDVEVFIGDQYVKEIINVAHQHNVLVVTSNHDFEKTPTKNDIISRLRKMQDLGADIPKIAVMPQTTDDVLTLLAATTEMNEKYATRPIITMSMAGLGAISRVAGTTFGSAMTFGAAKNASAPGQLDVKQLRYILDVLYQSKQ, from the coding sequence ATGAAAACAGTTACAACCAAAAATCTAGTTATAGGATCGGGTGCGCCGAAAATTATTGTCCCAATTGTGGGGAAAACTGAAACCGAACTACTTGATGAAGTGACATTTTTACAATCGATAGATTTTGACGTTTTGGAGTGGCGAGTAGATCACTTCACCCAAGTTGATAATATTGATGCTGTGAAAACTGTTGCTAAAAAAATTGCAACCTTATTACCGAGCAAACCTATTTTATTTACCTTTCGTACCGCTAATGAAGGTGGAGTAAAACCATGGCCACTAACCGATTATCTTGAATTAAACAAAGAAATAGCTAAGAGTGGACTGGTCGACCTGATCGATGTTGAAGTCTTTATCGGCGATCAATACGTAAAAGAAATTATTAATGTAGCGCATCAACATAATGTATTGGTTGTCACATCCAACCATGACTTTGAAAAAACACCTACGAAAAACGATATCATTTCTCGATTACGTAAAATGCAAGATTTAGGTGCTGATATTCCCAAAATTGCGGTTATGCCACAGACCACAGATGACGTCCTTACCTTATTAGCGGCAACCACAGAAATGAATGAAAAATATGCAACCAGACCCATCATTACCATGTCAATGGCAGGGCTGGGGGCAATTAGCCGAGTGGCAGGAACAACATTTGGTTCAGCAATGACATTTGGAGCAGCTAAAAATGCCTCAGCACCGGGGCAATTAGATGTCAAACAGTTACGTTATATTTTAGATGTGTTGTATCAAAGTAAACAGTAG
- a CDS encoding putative quinol monooxygenase gives MCELNIIAIHEVKPEWVKEYQQAALKVRNESRKEAGCIRYELSLDTNNQHIFIFSEIWANQAAIEFHNTTAHFMEFKQFLENKLVNRKWYKTKKF, from the coding sequence ATGTGTGAGCTAAATATTATTGCAATACATGAGGTAAAACCAGAGTGGGTAAAGGAATATCAACAAGCTGCCCTAAAAGTGCGGAATGAAAGCAGAAAAGAAGCTGGTTGCATTCGTTATGAACTCAGTCTGGATACCAATAACCAACATATTTTTATTTTCTCAGAAATATGGGCAAACCAAGCTGCCATTGAGTTTCATAATACGACTGCTCATTTTATGGAATTTAAACAATTCTTAGAGAATAAATTAGTCAATAGAAAATGGTATAAAACGAAAAAATTCTAA
- a CDS encoding SDR family NAD(P)-dependent oxidoreductase, whose translation MSQSWLGLENDVCVITGAIGGMGSEICREFAKQKANLVLIDLDETKCQQLAKSLSNEYGIKAIGLACNTTNEAQVDAAVAKVKQEFGRCDVLVNTAAILRFCPIEDLPLDEWNTTVNINLTGYFLMSQRFGRLMIEQKSGRMVHISTVASHTPETYSGAYSSTKAGVSMMSKQFAAEWGQFGIRSNAVCPCFVKTPLSKKFYEDKEVEQGRTRMIASRRIGETIDIANAVLYLASKRSDYSNGTELVVDGGYEVMLGDLVPRPGGRRQFAEQQHAASKASNK comes from the coding sequence ATGAGCCAAAGTTGGTTAGGATTAGAAAATGATGTTTGTGTCATCACAGGTGCAATTGGTGGCATGGGCTCCGAAATTTGCCGTGAATTTGCCAAACAAAAAGCGAATCTTGTACTTATCGATTTAGATGAAACAAAATGTCAACAACTTGCTAAATCGTTAAGTAATGAATACGGTATAAAAGCAATCGGTCTTGCCTGTAATACCACTAACGAAGCACAAGTAGATGCAGCGGTCGCAAAAGTAAAACAAGAATTTGGACGTTGTGATGTACTGGTTAATACTGCAGCAATTTTACGTTTTTGTCCGATTGAAGACCTTCCTCTTGATGAATGGAATACTACCGTTAATATTAACCTAACAGGATATTTCCTTATGTCTCAACGTTTTGGGCGTTTAATGATTGAGCAAAAATCAGGTCGTATGGTGCATATCTCAACGGTGGCGTCGCACACGCCTGAAACTTACAGTGGTGCTTACAGTTCAACCAAAGCTGGGGTTTCGATGATGTCTAAACAATTTGCTGCTGAATGGGGACAATTTGGTATTCGCAGTAATGCAGTCTGTCCATGTTTTGTCAAAACACCTTTATCAAAAAAATTCTATGAAGATAAAGAAGTTGAACAAGGTCGTACCCGTATGATTGCCAGCCGTCGTATTGGTGAAACCATCGATATTGCTAATGCTGTTTTATATTTGGCAAGTAAACGTTCTGATTATTCAAATGGTACTGAGCTTGTGGTTGATGGTGGTTACGAAGTAATGCTTGGAGATTTAGTCCCACGTCCAGGTGGTCGTCGCCAATTTGCAGAACAACAACATGCGGCTTCGAAAGCATCGAACAAATAA
- a CDS encoding FAD-dependent oxidoreductase, which yields MPNFSAIFEPFVINKTTIRNRIVMPPIGTNFATLHGEMVDDHIQYYEQRAKGGTGLIILENVCVDFPYGTNGTTQLRIDNDQYIPGLYKFTERMHKHGASVAVQINHAGASAYPGRLNGLQPISSSNIPSKTGGNIPRPATIEELHDIVKQYGLAAHRAQRAGFDAVEIHAGHSYLLSQFLSPLYNNRTDEFGGSIENRARLIRLVINEMRSKVGPFFPILLRISAVDFVDGGNTLDDTLAILEHLSEGVDVFDVSAAQNDTIQFQIDQMNLPDGWRSYMAKAVRDKFNKPTIASGNFRDPSIIAKTIEEGIADFVVLGRGLIAEPYWVEKVQNNEIDTLRKCISCNIGCADHRIARSKPIRCTVNPDIISYEDYKRYQISTPLNVVVVGGGTAGLEAACTAAEVGCNVTLYEEKPFLGGLSMMISRFPYKQRIADLPKFLINRAKSLKNLTINLNTRATPEIIEKLQPDLVISATGSKPLLPPIKGLHDQLSAPNRQVFSIFDIMEDFNQFTDIANKKVVVIGGGAVGLDVVEYFSENNAKAVSIVEMKPAMAEDLDYIGRISMMTMLKHNQVDVHLSTTLLEVAENHFLVKDKDGHQFKLEFDYGFVCLGMLSENTFSQAFSEHATKNNYVYHKIGDCKQARKLIDGMREGRDVITLIQRLERIKNKEIRGVDINKPL from the coding sequence ATGCCCAATTTTTCAGCTATATTTGAACCGTTTGTAATTAATAAAACAACTATACGCAACAGAATTGTCATGCCACCGATAGGGACTAACTTTGCCACATTACATGGCGAAATGGTGGATGACCATATTCAATACTATGAACAACGAGCAAAAGGCGGAACTGGGCTTATTATCCTTGAAAACGTATGCGTTGATTTTCCTTATGGTACTAACGGTACCACACAACTGAGAATCGACAACGATCAATACATTCCCGGATTGTATAAATTTACCGAACGTATGCACAAGCATGGGGCTTCGGTCGCAGTACAAATTAATCATGCAGGCGCATCCGCTTACCCCGGTCGCTTAAATGGCTTGCAACCTATTTCTTCATCCAATATACCATCTAAAACAGGTGGCAATATTCCCAGACCAGCAACGATTGAAGAGCTTCATGATATTGTTAAACAATATGGACTAGCAGCTCACAGAGCCCAAAGAGCCGGTTTTGATGCTGTTGAAATTCATGCCGGACACTCATATTTGCTGAGTCAATTTTTATCACCGCTGTATAACAACCGTACAGATGAATTTGGAGGTAGTATCGAAAACCGAGCACGATTAATTCGTCTGGTTATTAATGAAATGCGTAGCAAAGTCGGCCCTTTCTTTCCAATCCTTTTACGGATTAGTGCGGTCGATTTTGTAGATGGAGGAAATACTTTAGACGATACCTTAGCTATTTTAGAACACCTGAGTGAGGGTGTGGATGTTTTTGATGTATCTGCCGCACAAAATGATACTATCCAATTTCAGATTGATCAGATGAATCTCCCTGACGGTTGGCGTTCTTACATGGCAAAAGCTGTGCGAGATAAATTTAATAAACCGACCATTGCGTCTGGTAACTTTCGAGACCCATCAATCATCGCTAAAACAATTGAAGAAGGGATTGCTGATTTTGTCGTTTTAGGACGAGGGCTAATTGCCGAACCTTATTGGGTTGAAAAAGTACAAAATAACGAAATCGACACATTAAGAAAATGTATTTCATGTAATATTGGTTGTGCAGATCATCGCATTGCGAGATCTAAACCAATTCGCTGTACAGTTAATCCGGATATTATCAGTTATGAAGACTATAAACGCTATCAGATCTCAACCCCGCTTAATGTTGTTGTAGTGGGAGGCGGAACGGCTGGACTTGAAGCCGCATGCACAGCAGCAGAAGTCGGATGTAATGTTACATTATATGAAGAAAAGCCTTTTTTGGGTGGTCTGTCAATGATGATTTCTCGATTTCCATACAAACAACGTATTGCCGATTTGCCTAAATTTCTTATCAACCGTGCCAAAAGTTTAAAAAATCTCACAATCAATCTTAATACACGAGCAACGCCTGAAATAATCGAAAAATTACAACCCGACTTAGTGATTAGTGCAACCGGTTCAAAACCTTTATTACCCCCTATTAAAGGATTACACGATCAGCTTAGTGCGCCAAACAGACAAGTATTTTCGATTTTTGACATCATGGAAGACTTCAATCAATTTACCGATATTGCCAATAAAAAAGTGGTTGTCATCGGTGGGGGAGCTGTCGGGCTGGATGTCGTTGAATATTTTTCTGAAAACAACGCCAAGGCGGTTTCCATTGTTGAAATGAAGCCTGCTATGGCTGAAGATTTGGATTATATTGGTCGTATTTCTATGATGACCATGCTCAAACATAATCAGGTTGATGTTCATCTTTCTACAACTTTACTGGAAGTCGCTGAAAATCACTTTTTAGTTAAAGATAAAGATGGTCACCAATTTAAATTAGAATTCGATTATGGTTTTGTCTGTTTAGGAATGCTAAGTGAAAACACCTTTAGCCAAGCTTTTTCTGAACATGCAACTAAAAATAACTATGTTTATCATAAAATTGGCGATTGTAAACAAGCTCGTAAACTTATCGATGGCATGCGTGAAGGACGAGATGTTATTACCCTGATCCAACGATTGGAGAGGATAAAAAACAAAGAGATTCGTGGAGTTGATATCAATAAACCTTTATAA
- a CDS encoding shikimate dehydrogenase, with protein sequence MRNNIDGHYLLIGLMAYPIRHSLSPQMQNTIYSKLNIPYVYLAFEVDQEKLPDAIKGLRALGLRGSAVSMPNKQLVCQYLDKLTPAVEMSGACNTISNDNGILTGYNTDGIGYMRMLKEAGIDVIGKKMTILGAGGAATAIVVQAALDGVKEIAIFNQKDDCYAKIEAIAKKLNENTPCKVSVTDLADKEQLRQAIATSEVLCNATGVGMKPLEGQSLITDPTMLRPDLVVTDCIYSPRKTKLLEIAEQQGCKTLNGIGMMLWQGAAQIKIWTGEDAPIEYVKEKMGFND encoded by the coding sequence ATGAGAAATAATATTGACGGCCATTATTTATTGATTGGTTTAATGGCTTATCCAATACGTCACAGTTTATCACCGCAAATGCAAAACACTATTTATTCAAAACTAAATATTCCTTATGTTTATTTGGCTTTTGAAGTTGATCAAGAAAAATTACCCGATGCAATAAAAGGTCTTCGTGCCTTAGGTTTGCGAGGTAGTGCGGTATCGATGCCCAATAAACAATTGGTTTGCCAATATCTTGATAAGTTAACACCTGCGGTTGAAATGAGTGGGGCTTGCAATACAATTTCGAATGATAACGGCATATTAACCGGTTATAACACCGACGGCATTGGCTATATGCGCATGTTGAAAGAAGCAGGCATTGATGTCATAGGTAAAAAAATGACGATTCTTGGCGCAGGCGGTGCAGCAACAGCTATTGTAGTACAAGCTGCGCTTGATGGTGTGAAAGAGATCGCCATCTTCAATCAGAAAGATGACTGCTATGCAAAAATTGAAGCAATTGCAAAAAAATTAAATGAAAACACACCATGTAAAGTCAGTGTGACCGACCTTGCTGATAAAGAGCAACTCCGTCAAGCCATTGCCACCAGTGAAGTACTTTGTAACGCTACAGGTGTTGGAATGAAACCATTAGAAGGGCAAAGTTTAATTACCGATCCAACGATGTTAAGACCGGATCTTGTCGTAACAGACTGTATTTATAGCCCACGTAAGACCAAATTGCTTGAAATCGCAGAACAGCAAGGTTGTAAAACCTTAAATGGGATTGGCATGATGCTTTGGCAAGGTGCAGCGCAAATCAAAATTTGGACGGGTGAAGATGCACCTATTGAGTATGTAAAAGAAAAAATGGGATTTAATGATTAG